ACGCCACCGAGTCCGTCCCCTCGGAGGTGGCCGATCTGATCGTGCAGATGGACCACCCCGAACGCCCGGCGTATCGACGACGATCACGCTGAACTCCGGGCTATTCCTCGGGATCGAACGCGGAGAACCGGCGGGTACCGCCGGGAGAATCCGTAGGCCGCGCAGGTGGTGGTGGCTGTGGCGGAGCAGTCCCGGAGCCCGAGGCCGCGACATTCGGGGCGACGCCTGGCGGGCCACCGGGTTGCGGAGCGGCTCCGGAAGGAGCACCCGCGCCACGCGGACCGGTCGGCCCGGGAGCACCGCCGTGGCCTGCCTGCCCTTGCGGCGGAGCGCCGGTGGCGAACGGGGGTCGGTTCGGGCCGGGCCGTCCCATCGGAGCCGATCCGGTGGGCGGCATGGGTGGGCGGCCCGCCGAGGAACCGGGCGGGGCCTGTCCCGGCGGGACCGGACCCGGTCCAGGTCTGCCGGTGGGCGGACCCGGTGGCCGAGGCGGTGGATTCCGGGGGCCTTGGACCTGGGTGGGCGCCGCCGATACACCCGGTGTCGGCGGACCGAGCGGGGCCTGCGGTCCGCGTTCGGCGGCAGGCCCGATCGGCGGGGCGGCCCGACGGGTGGTGGCGTCGGAGTCCGGAGTGGCATCGGTCGTGCGCAACCGCTGGGTCACCGGACCGTCGGGGCTGGCCCCGGATCCGTTGAGGTAGGCGGTCATTCCCGCTGAGATCATCGTCAGCGACGGCCGACGAGACGGCTCCGGGCCGAGGGCGGCGACCAACCGAGCACGGTGCTTGCTTCGTTCCGGGAGGTGGACGAGCTCGGCGGCCTCGGCGGCAGCCATCAACGCCGAGATCGGACTGTCCCGATAGCCCCGGGGCGGATTGCCCGTCAACGCATAGGACACGGTGGCCGCCAGTTGCCAGCTGTCGGAGGACGGGCTCGCGGCCTCGCCCCGGGCGACCTCGGGCGCGAGGAAGTCCGGCGTGCCGACCATCATCCCGGTGGCGGTCAGTGTGCTGTCGCCGTCGCTGCGCGCGATCCCGAAGTCGATGAGCTGCGGCATCCCCGCCTCGTCCACCAGGATGTTGCCCGGTTTGATGTCCCGGTGGAGCAGGCCCTTGTCGTGGGCGGCGCCCAGCGCCTCGGCCATCGTGCCCCACAGTCGTGCGGCGGCCACGTCGTCGAGGGGGCCGCTCGCTCGCACCACATCGGACAGCGCGTCGCCCGCGATGTACTCCATGACGATGGCCAGGCCGTCGGTGCCGTCCCCGAGGTCATCGAGGATGTCGTAGATCCGAACGCAGTTGGGGTGCCGAACCGCGGCCAAAGCCCGCGCCTCGCGCAGCATCCGCTCCTCGCTCTCGGTGTCGGGCGCGTGAGCGATCTTGACGGCCACCTCGCGGTTCAGGCCGGTGTCCAAGGCCAACCAGACCTCACCGAACCCGCCCTTGCCCAGACGTCGAATGCGTTGGAATCGGCCGCGCCCCGCTCCGCTTCCACTCACCGGCACGCTGCCGCCCAGCAGCGTCGGAACGTCCATATTGGCGCCTGCATCGGCATCTCCGCGTGCGGAATCGCCAGCCCCCGCGGGTGCGGCACCACCGAGCAGGAAGGCGGGCAGGGGACCCGGGGTGTCGGCCAGCCTCGGCGCGTCGTCGGGCTTCGGTTCGACGGCCGACGGCGGCAGGATCGGGGCCTGCTCCACCGGTGGCGAGCCTGCCCGCACCACGTTGTGGTGTGCGGGTCGCGGATCGACGGGCGGCTGGGGCTGCGCCATCGGTGTGTACTGCTGGTCCTGCACGGCGACTCGTTGGGGAGCCTGCGGCTCGCGGGGGTGGTGAGACTGCTGGACGTCGTAGTCGTCTCGCGGGGAGTGCTCGGCCGACGACCGCTGATGGTCGGAGCTGTCCGAGTCCGGCCGTTCCGACCACTCGATGACCGCACGCGGCGGTGGGCCGACCGCGAGCAGGACCAGCGCACCGACGAACAGCGGCGGCAGCATTCCGACCCACAGGTGCACCACGATCTGTGCGGTCAGTCCGCCGGTGAGCAGCGCGAGGATCGCGAAGGGCGCCCACAGCGTCACTCCGGGCCAGGCCGGACCCCTGCGCGCGGCGAGGCGACCCTGCCAGGCGACCAGCGCCAACAGCACGATGGGCAGCCCGACGAGCGCGGCGATGTACAGCCACCGCAGCGGGGCACCACTGTCGACGATCGCATTCGACACCGAGCCATTGGCGATCAGGTAGTCGCCCTGGGTGCCGGGACCGCCGAGGCAGATGCCGACGGACAGGCTGTCCGATGCCTGCGCAGCCAACGGGCCGTATCCGGAGGCCGCCCTCGTCAGCGCCTCGGAGATGCCCTGGAAGAACATAGTCGGGATCACGAATGCCGTGCACACGCCGATGAGGCCGATCAGCAGCCCGATGCCGACGTTGTAGCGATTGCCGATGCCCTTGCGCAGCACGGCGATGACCAGGCTGCCGAACGACACGATCATTCCGATGAGGACTCCGGCGCCCGTCACCGTCCATGCCCAGTCACCGGGACAGAAGTTCGCCCCCACCAATCGGTGCAGCCAAGACAGGAGTGCCGCCGCGAAATCAACGACGGGTTCCAACTGGTCTCGCCCCTTCCCTCACGGTGCTGTCGGCATCGAGCGAGCACCACAGCCGCGTCCTAGGGCCACCCGCGGCAGGCGCGAGCCTGCGCGTACACGATATGCCTGCGGGTCCGCAGGTTGTGGATCAACCCCGAAAGGCACTGCCGAGGTCGGTGTGCTCGACTCGATCGAGAAGCTCGCGGCCGTCGTGGCCGGGGATCGAAGGAGCCGAGCGTTCGCGGTGCCCCGGCGGCGATTCGACCGCCGGGGCATCCGGATCAGGCCGATCGACCGCTGGCGTTTCCCAGGGGGAACGGCACCAGGGCAACGGTGATGTTGTCGTGGCCACCGCCCCGCAGGGCGAGGCTGGTGAGCTCGCGGGCCGCGTTGAACGGATCGCCCAACGCGGCGACCCTGGTCGCGGTCTGCGTCGGATCGCCCAGGTAATGCCACAGACCATCGGTGCAGACCAGCACGATTCCCGGACCGCTCGGCCGGAATCTCACCACCTCGGCAGGCCTGCCGTCCGAGTCCGCGCCCAACCATCGACACAGCGCCGGAGCTCGCCGGTCGCCCTGGATCTGCAGCTCGGTCATCTCACCGGTGGAGACCATCTGCCGAGCCCAGGAGTGATCCAGCGTCAGACAGGCGGAACCGCCCGCCGCGACCACCTCGGTCACCTGCTCCTGATGAGCCTGCGAGCTGATCGCGATGTCGGCCCCGCCCACCACGCCGAAGTTGGCCATGGTCGACTCGGGCTCCGGCAGGGCCAGCCAGTAGGCCCGGCTGTCGCCCACCCAGCCGATGGTCACCTCGGTCTCGGTGACCACCGCCGACACATACGTGCAGGACGGCGGGTCGCGGTCGGCCGCATCGGTGTGCAGCCTTGCGACGGACTCCGTGGCCGCCCGTACCGCGCGGCGGGTCGCCTCGGCGGTCTCCGAACCCGCCCGGACCGCCTCGGACAGCAGTTCCGCCGCGGTGTAGGCGGCCACCCGGGAGGCGTCCTCGGCGCGCGACGAGGAGGAGACCCCGTCGCAGACCACCACGATGGTCGCCGACGTGCCGTCGGGACACGCCAGCGTCCGAAGCCCGAAGGCGTCCTCGTTGTGGTGATGTCGAAGCCCTCGGTCGCTGACGCCGGCGACCACGCCGAGATCGACCTCGACCCGATCGTTGTCGGCGGGTTTGGCCCGACCGCACCGGGAGCAGAGGCCGTCCGCGGTGAACTGCGAGTGTCCGCAGCCGCCGCAGAGGACGGTTCCGGCGGGCGGGGCGGCCGGTGTGGGTTCGGGTGTCTGGGCGAGCACGGGGCCCAGGTTCTCCCCGCAGTCCTCGCAGAAGAGATCGCCTGCCATCGTCACGTACTCGCATTGCGGGCAGGCCGGTCCGGTCGGCGTGTCGCCGAGGACCGAGGTCTGTCGTTGCGCCATCGGCTACACCAGAGTTCGGGGGCGAAGGCTGTTCGCCCGGTCCACCAGGGCGATTCGCTCGGCCCGGTCTTCCACGGCCTTGGCGAGGCTGCGATAGCCGCTCTCCAGGCCGAGTCGGAGGATGTGCTCGTCCAGTTCCAGGCCGAACAAGCGGCCGGGCGCCCTGGGACGCCCACCCATGCCTGCACCGACACCTCGGGCCCACTCGTGGGCCGCCTGCAACACCTCCACGATCAACCGAGCACGTCGTTCGTTGTCCAGGCCCAAGGGCTCGAGTCGGACGGCGGCGTCGAGCAGGTCCTGATGACCGAGGTCGCCGGGAGCCCGATCCTGCACGCGGGCCAGGACGGCGGCGATCCGCGCTGCGACGTGATGACTCGAGGTCTCCGGGACGGACTCCAACACCGCGACCGCACCGCGCACGTCGCGAACCCGCAACCGGGCTCTGGCCAGGCCGAACGCCGCACTCACGAAATCGTGGTCGCTACGCCACACCATCTCGTATCGGCGGGCGGCCGAGGCGTTGTCGCCTCGGAACTCGTCGGTGACCGCCACGGCCAGCTTCGTGGCCTGTTCGCCGGGAAAACGGTCGTAGAGCGATTCGAATCGGCGCTTGGCGTCCTCGAAATCACCGCCCGCCAGCGCGCCCAGCGACAGATACCAGGCGATACGCCAGTCATCGGGTTCCTGGCGTGCCGCATCCTGCAACACCTGCCAGGCCGGGCGCAGCTCGCCTCGATCGATGTGTGCCCTGGCCAGCCGCAACCGGACCTCGATCGTCTGCATCGCGCCGCGCAGCTGATCCGGGCCCGCGTCCTCCGCGCTGAGCAGGAAGCCCGCCGCCGGGTCCTTCGGATCCACCAGCGGCACCGGCAACGCCATCGCGACCCGGCGGGATTCCAGCACCGCGCTGCCTGCGGCGATCTCCCGCACCTTCTCGATGCCGAAGCTGCGCCTCTCGGGGGTGAACAGCGGTGACACGCCGGGGATCGGCTTGTGATCGCGAACGGCGACGACCTCGCGCAGCACACCGGTGAGCTGCTCGGCCATCTCGTCCGCCGAGTCGAAGCGTTGATTGGCGTCGGTGTGACAGGCCCGCCGGAGGAAGCGCAGCAGGGATTCGTGCTCGGCCAGCACCGGAACGTCGGCCGGGTCGGGCAGCCGTTCCTTGAACTCCTTGTTGTAACCGGGGAAGTGGAAGCTCAGCACGGCCAGCAGCCTGCCGACGGTGTACAGATCGGAGGCCACGGACGGACCGATGGTGGCGATCTCGGGCGCCTGGTATCCGATCGTGCCGTAGACGGCGCCGTAGTCGTCGTCCATCCGGAGGACGGCGCCCATGTCGATCAGTTTGACCTGTTCGGACGTCTGGATGACGTTGTCCGGTTTGAGGTCGCAGTACAACAGGCCGTGTTCGTGCAGGTAGCCCATCGCGGGCAGGATCTCCAGCACGTAGGCGATGGCCTGGTCCAGGGGTAGAGCCGCCGTGGCGCCCTCGGTCTTGCGGCGCTCGGTCAGGATGTCGCGCAGCGATTGGCCGCCGACGTACTCCATCACGATGTAACCGACGGTCTCGGTCGAGCTGCCGTCCGTCGGCTGGACCACGTTGAAGATCCGCACCACGTTGGGATGCTCGACCTGGGCCAACGCCCGCTGTTCGTTCAGCGTGGCCTCGACCGCGTCCGCGTCACCGTCGTTGAGCAGGCCCTTGAGGACGACCCAGCGGTCGTGCACGTTGCGGTCGCGGGCGAGGTAGATCCAGCCGAAACCACCATGGGCGATACAGCCGAGCACCTCGTACTGCCCGGCGAGGAAGTCGCCCGCCCGCAGCTTGGGGCTGAAGGAGTACCGCGCCCCGCACTGCGGGCAGTAGCCGTCCACCCTGCCGGGCCTGCCGCCTCGACTGCGGCCGACCGGCTGCTGGCAACTCGCGCAGTACCGCTTGTTCTCGGCGACCTGCGGATTGGCCAGGACCACCGATGCCGGGTCGCGGGCGGGTACCTGCGGCACCTCGACGAGTCCACCGCCGAGCCTGCCCCGCCTGCTGGATCGCGAGGATCCACGACGTGAGGGCGACGACGCGGTCCGGCTGGACGTCGAGCTGGTGATCTCGCCGCGCGTTCCGACCTGGTTGGTCTGGGTGGTCTGCGGCGAGGCGAAGGCCGCCCGGCCGGGCGGATTGGTCACGACGGTCCGATCCGGACCGAGTCCGGATCCCACCGAGGCACCGGGCGGGTTGGGTCGCGGCTGCGAGGTGGAGCGGGCCGTGGTGTTCGGCGGCTGCGGCGGCGCAGGTCGCGCCGGTCCGCCCGTCGGGTAGGAGACCGAGGTGACTCCGGGGGGTACTCCGGGAGGCATGGGTTGCCGTCCCGGGGACACCGGAGTCCGCGTGGTCAACGGCGGCGGATACTGCGCAGCAGTGTTCGGTGGCGGCGGGTACTGCTGTTGAGGCGTCTGCTGTGTCGATCCCGGCGGCATCCCCGGTGGCCGTAGACCTGCCTGCTGTTGGCCCGTCACCCCGCCGGGAGGTGTCGACTGACCCGAGGACATCGGCCGCGCGCCGGTCTGCTGCGGTCGACTCACCCCCGTGGCGGGCTGTTCGTGCTGGGTGGTGACAACGGGATCGGCCTGCTTGTTCGCCTCACCCGGACCGGACACCCGTCGTCGGCCCTCATCGTCGAGCCCGCCGAGCCGAGCCGCGACGCGCGAGGGAGTCGGTGGTTCGTCCGTCGACGGGTCGACGAGCCGGTTGACCACGGAGTCCGTCCTGGGCTGCTCGGCGGCGGGTTGCCCGCAGACCCCACAGCGGCCGTCGACCACCCGGCCGTCACAGCCTGCCTTCGTGCACTCGGTCATCGTCGTCCCTCCTTCCCCGTCATGTCGTGTCCGTGCCGCGCGACACTCACCCGCGCCTCCCGCCCAACGCCGTCCTCATCGGTCCGGCGGTCCGCAGGCAGCCCTCGCGCCATCAGCGACACGTGTCAGTCCCGGTAGTTGGCGGTGGGCGGGTCCGGGGCGGGCCCCAGGTCGGTCAGCCAGTCGTCGTACATCCGTTCCCAGGTCCCGTCGTCGCGCATCTGGGCCAACAGCGCGTTGGCGAAGCGGACGAAGTCCTCGGCGTCCTTGTTGAATGCCATCCCGTAGGGCTCGCTGGAGAACCGGTCGCCCACCACGTGCAGCTGCGGATCCTGCCTGGCCATGCCCGCCAGAATGGTGTCGTCGGTGGAGAATCCCTCGACCTGGCCCTGCTGCAACATCACCAGGCAGTCCGACCAGTCGGCGACCTCCACCGGCACCAGGCCCGCGTCGTGGGCGGCGAGTCGGCGCAGCGAGGTCGAGCCCCGCGCGGAGCAGACCCGTTCGCCTGCGAGGTCCTCGACGTCGGAG
This Actinoalloteichus hymeniacidonis DNA region includes the following protein-coding sequences:
- a CDS encoding serine/threonine-protein kinase, giving the protein MEPVVDFAAALLSWLHRLVGANFCPGDWAWTVTGAGVLIGMIVSFGSLVIAVLRKGIGNRYNVGIGLLIGLIGVCTAFVIPTMFFQGISEALTRAASGYGPLAAQASDSLSVGICLGGPGTQGDYLIANGSVSNAIVDSGAPLRWLYIAALVGLPIVLLALVAWQGRLAARRGPAWPGVTLWAPFAILALLTGGLTAQIVVHLWVGMLPPLFVGALVLLAVGPPPRAVIEWSERPDSDSSDHQRSSAEHSPRDDYDVQQSHHPREPQAPQRVAVQDQQYTPMAQPQPPVDPRPAHHNVVRAGSPPVEQAPILPPSAVEPKPDDAPRLADTPGPLPAFLLGGAAPAGAGDSARGDADAGANMDVPTLLGGSVPVSGSGAGRGRFQRIRRLGKGGFGEVWLALDTGLNREVAVKIAHAPDTESEERMLREARALAAVRHPNCVRIYDILDDLGDGTDGLAIVMEYIAGDALSDVVRASGPLDDVAAARLWGTMAEALGAAHDKGLLHRDIKPGNILVDEAGMPQLIDFGIARSDGDSTLTATGMMVGTPDFLAPEVARGEAASPSSDSWQLAATVSYALTGNPPRGYRDSPISALMAAAEAAELVHLPERSKHRARLVAALGPEPSRRPSLTMISAGMTAYLNGSGASPDGPVTQRLRTTDATPDSDATTRRAAPPIGPAAERGPQAPLGPPTPGVSAAPTQVQGPRNPPPRPPGPPTGRPGPGPVPPGQAPPGSSAGRPPMPPTGSAPMGRPGPNRPPFATGAPPQGQAGHGGAPGPTGPRGAGAPSGAAPQPGGPPGVAPNVAASGSGTAPPQPPPPARPTDSPGGTRRFSAFDPEE
- a CDS encoding PP2C family protein-serine/threonine phosphatase, giving the protein MAQRQTSVLGDTPTGPACPQCEYVTMAGDLFCEDCGENLGPVLAQTPEPTPAAPPAGTVLCGGCGHSQFTADGLCSRCGRAKPADNDRVEVDLGVVAGVSDRGLRHHHNEDAFGLRTLACPDGTSATIVVVCDGVSSSSRAEDASRVAAYTAAELLSEAVRAGSETAEATRRAVRAATESVARLHTDAADRDPPSCTYVSAVVTETEVTIGWVGDSRAYWLALPEPESTMANFGVVGGADIAISSQAHQEQVTEVVAAGGSACLTLDHSWARQMVSTGEMTELQIQGDRRAPALCRWLGADSDGRPAEVVRFRPSGPGIVLVCTDGLWHYLGDPTQTATRVAALGDPFNAARELTSLALRGGGHDNITVALVPFPLGNASGRSA
- a CDS encoding serine/threonine-protein kinase; this translates as MTECTKAGCDGRVVDGRCGVCGQPAAEQPRTDSVVNRLVDPSTDEPPTPSRVAARLGGLDDEGRRRVSGPGEANKQADPVVTTQHEQPATGVSRPQQTGARPMSSGQSTPPGGVTGQQQAGLRPPGMPPGSTQQTPQQQYPPPPNTAAQYPPPLTTRTPVSPGRQPMPPGVPPGVTSVSYPTGGPARPAPPQPPNTTARSTSQPRPNPPGASVGSGLGPDRTVVTNPPGRAAFASPQTTQTNQVGTRGEITSSTSSRTASSPSRRGSSRSSRRGRLGGGLVEVPQVPARDPASVVLANPQVAENKRYCASCQQPVGRSRGGRPGRVDGYCPQCGARYSFSPKLRAGDFLAGQYEVLGCIAHGGFGWIYLARDRNVHDRWVVLKGLLNDGDADAVEATLNEQRALAQVEHPNVVRIFNVVQPTDGSSTETVGYIVMEYVGGQSLRDILTERRKTEGATAALPLDQAIAYVLEILPAMGYLHEHGLLYCDLKPDNVIQTSEQVKLIDMGAVLRMDDDYGAVYGTIGYQAPEIATIGPSVASDLYTVGRLLAVLSFHFPGYNKEFKERLPDPADVPVLAEHESLLRFLRRACHTDANQRFDSADEMAEQLTGVLREVVAVRDHKPIPGVSPLFTPERRSFGIEKVREIAAGSAVLESRRVAMALPVPLVDPKDPAAGFLLSAEDAGPDQLRGAMQTIEVRLRLARAHIDRGELRPAWQVLQDAARQEPDDWRIAWYLSLGALAGGDFEDAKRRFESLYDRFPGEQATKLAVAVTDEFRGDNASAARRYEMVWRSDHDFVSAAFGLARARLRVRDVRGAVAVLESVPETSSHHVAARIAAVLARVQDRAPGDLGHQDLLDAAVRLEPLGLDNERRARLIVEVLQAAHEWARGVGAGMGGRPRAPGRLFGLELDEHILRLGLESGYRSLAKAVEDRAERIALVDRANSLRPRTLV